The Tardibacter chloracetimidivorans region ATACTGCTGGTGGGATCGCAAGCCGATCCTCTGGCATGCCTGCGCGAAGTTATAGCGAGCCGAGCAGTCAGTGAGCCTCGTCGCCTTTTCGGTAACGAACATTGGGCTGGCCGGGTGACCGATCAACCGATCGCGCTCCCCGAGGTAGGTGACCAGCTTCGCGACGACGGTATGATCAAGCGGCAGCAGCCGCTCGCGACCGAGTTTCCCGCGTTTGACGCGCAGCACGCCGTGACCAACATCGATATCGTCCCGGGCGAGCGCCAGCGCCTCGCTAATCCTCAGGCCGGTGACCGCCACCAGCCCGAACAGTGTCGAGCAGGTCAGCCCACGAAGGCCATAAATGGATGGCAGCTCGCTGGCGGCTGCGATGATCGCACCGACCTCGGCATCGCTGTAAATGTGCGGACGCGGTCGCTTCGACGAGTCTGGCAGCAGGCCTTGCGGGGGCACCTCGTTGGCAGGATCGAAGCCGCTCAACCACTGTGCGAACAGGCGTACAACGCAGAGCCTCGCGGCGCGCGTCGAGCTAGTCGCTTCCGCCAGCGATGCGTGCCAACGCAGGAACAGTGCCGTGTCGACATAGGTCGCACCTTCAGCGTCGGCGTAGCGGGTAAAGCGGCGGAGGATGCGCTCGGCGGTTCGCAGGTCGTAGCCAAGCTTGCGACGAACGCTCAGATAGCGGTCGAGCTGAGTCGAGAGGCTCATTGCACGCCTCCCTTCACGGGCCAGGGCATCGCGACAGACCGCAGGCCGTCGATATCGAGCCGGGCATATATCATCGTCGAAGAGCGCGAGCGGTGGCGCAGCACGTCGCCCACTTCGTCGAGCGACGCACCCGCGTTCACCAGCTGGGTCGCAAGGCTATGACGCAGCAGGTGCGATCCCACATAGGGCGTCACCGGCTTTTGCCCGGTCGCCTTGAGCGCCTCCTTGAGGATGGAGTTGACGATCTGCCCGTTCGCAAACGGGCGATATGGCGCGCGCTGCGCCACGAACAGGGTTCGGCTCGCCGTAGGGCCACGCTCAGTGCGGAGATAGGAACTCAGCGCGTCACCCACCTCTGGCGAGATGGGCAGGCGGTCATGGAGCTGGCCCTTGCCGCGCACCACCAGCTCGCCGGCACGCCAGTCGATATCGTCGAGCTGGATTGCGATGACCTCGACCGCGCGCAAGCCGAGCCGCGCCATGATCAGCAGCATCGCATAGTCGCGTGCGCCGTATCGGGGATTGTCGCGCGCCGAAGCGAGCACCGCTTCAACGCCCTCTGGCGCGAGGTGCCGAGGGAGGCGCGCATCCCATCGTTTCGCCGTCTTAGGAAGGCTCAGCGACAGATTGGTCGCCGTCAGGGCGCGCCCGAACAGATATTGCAGGAAGGTGCGAACATGCGTCGCGACCGTCTTGTCGCGTCGGCCAGTTGTCAGGACATGCTCGATGAAGCCGATGACGTCGGCAGGTCGAAGCCTCGCCAGATAAAGTGCGCCCTCGCCGAAGCGATGGTCGAGGAACCGATGGGCGAACCTCAGCGTGTGATAGATCGTCCGCGGGCTCAGGCCACGCTGCTTGATGAGATAATCCTCAAAGTCGGTCAGCAGCGCCGCCCGCTTAATCTCCGCCTCGTTCAAAATGTCCGTCATGATCTTGATGCTCCAGATTGTTGGAGCGTCGAAGATTATGCCGAACAGGCCTCGCGCGATCATGCTGCCAACCGCGCCATTTCGACGCCATGCGGCATAATCCGGGTCGCGGCATTATGCCCCTTATGCCGATATCGGCATAAAGTGCACGCCACCGGCCACGCCAAGCGCCTCAATCGCGACCTGACCAACAGCTTCGGCAGCAAGGACTATGCCCGCGAGGAATTGATCGCCTTATCTGGACAGTCTGCGCCGTCCGCAACATTGCAGTAAGGTCGGCGATGGACGCCCACGGTAGGCAGTAATCAGGCTGGCCGTAGCGCTGACCCAAGAGCTGGCGGAGGCCAGCCTGATTACTGCCGGGCCATAGAGCGCATCGGTGTGAGGTCAGCTTCCGGGTGGGGGGTCCGGGGGGAGGGTTTCGGGCCGGTGTCGATCATTACTGTTTGCGAGCGCCGCGAGGCCAAGGGTCTCGATGCGCATGTGCCGCTGATCCTGCGCGGTGACGCGCTCTATGATCCCGATCTGGAT contains the following coding sequences:
- a CDS encoding tyrosine-type recombinase/integrase, which gives rise to MSLSTQLDRYLSVRRKLGYDLRTAERILRRFTRYADAEGATYVDTALFLRWHASLAEATSSTRAARLCVVRLFAQWLSGFDPANEVPPQGLLPDSSKRPRPHIYSDAEVGAIIAAASELPSIYGLRGLTCSTLFGLVAVTGLRISEALALARDDIDVGHGVLRVKRGKLGRERLLPLDHTVVAKLVTYLGERDRLIGHPASPMFVTEKATRLTDCSARYNFAQACQRIGLRSHQQYQRHGRGPRIHDLRHTFAVRTMINWYRTGKDPAREMIRLTTYLGHTNPSNTYWYLEAVPELLDLAMARATAIGGEMAS
- a CDS encoding tyrosine-type recombinase/integrase; its protein translation is MIARGLFGIIFDAPTIWSIKIMTDILNEAEIKRAALLTDFEDYLIKQRGLSPRTIYHTLRFAHRFLDHRFGEGALYLARLRPADVIGFIEHVLTTGRRDKTVATHVRTFLQYLFGRALTATNLSLSLPKTAKRWDARLPRHLAPEGVEAVLASARDNPRYGARDYAMLLIMARLGLRAVEVIAIQLDDIDWRAGELVVRGKGQLHDRLPISPEVGDALSSYLRTERGPTASRTLFVAQRAPYRPFANGQIVNSILKEALKATGQKPVTPYVGSHLLRHSLATQLVNAGASLDEVGDVLRHRSRSSTMIYARLDIDGLRSVAMPWPVKGGVQ